DNA sequence from the Prochlorothrix hollandica PCC 9006 = CALU 1027 genome:
GATGGTTAACTGTTGCTCGGTCTCCACCACATCGTCCAAGGGCACCGTGGCATTAATGACCACAATGGGAAAGGCCACATCGGGGAACAGGGCGTATTTCAGGGAACTAAAGGCCAACAGGCCCGCCACTGCAATGCCAATCCAGACGCTAATGGTAAACCAGGGGTGCCGGAGGGCCAAACGGGAGAGGTTGAGCCGCGATCGCCAGGTGGGACGGGGCGGAGGGGACTGGGGGAGTGCAGGCACAGGCGGCGGGGGATTTAAGGGGCTAGAACCTGAAGGGAACGTGAGAAAGGAGGGTGAACCGCGAGTAAGCGGGGCTTCTTGATCCAACCTTTTCAGGGAGCGACGGCAGCGTCGGGCAAAACCCTCCCCATTCTACTGATAACGGTAGCTTCATCCAATCTTCACACAAGATACGTGGTTCCACGATCCCAGACTCCAGTGCTGCCCTTTATACTGGACCCAGGGAGACGCGGGGCACGGGTCTCAGCCCTATTCATTCACCCCACCTTTTCCTCATTCTGATTGTCCCCTCCCCTGACCACGATCGCCGCACCGAAACCCAAGATCCAGTACTGCCATGAAGAACCCTTTAACCTCTAGTCTTTTCGGTCTCACCAGTGGGGTGGTGGTGGCTCTGTCCACGGTTTTGCCTGCCCAAGCCGCTGCTTCAGCCGGTATTGATCTGACGGATAGCCTCAAAACCAGCTCCCCCTTCAGTAGTTGGACCGAAGGCAGTCGGGCCTGTAATGCCAGCCTAGGAGCCACCACGGCTGGGATTCTGTATAACAACACGATGGCCTATGATGCTTGCATTGGCTCCTTCAGTACCAAGAGCACCGGTAATGATGTCTTGGGGGATGGCAAGGGTCCTCTATTGGATGCCTTGGATAGCGGTATTTTTGGCGGCATTACGGACTGGGATTTTTCAGGCAAATCCGACAGTTCCGGTAGCACCGTTGGCGATTTGGGGTTTCAATGGACTGAGCCTAAGGAGGGCCAAGGTAGCTGGCGGTTTCAGAACCTGAAGGCGGGCTTTGATGCTGATTTGGTGGTGAGTTTGAAAACGGCCAACTAGTTGGAGTGCCTATTACATTAAGAAGGGCACCATCTCCGATTTTTCCGCCGCCACCTTTGACTGGAACACCCTAGGGGTCGATTTAGCGGGCAGTAAGACAGCCGGGAAAGGTCTATCCCATGCCTCAGTCTTCTATGCCAATGTCAGTTTTGATGAACCCCCCCAACGGGTTCCTGAACCCAGTTCTGCGGCAACCCTGGGGTTGGTGGCCCTGGGACTTTGGCGCTGGGGACGACGGGCCTAAGACTTGTCTACCACAAATACAGATCCTATGCAGT
Encoded proteins:
- a CDS encoding PEP-CTERM sorting domain-containing protein, with protein sequence MSDFSAATFDWNTLGVDLAGSKTAGKGLSHASVFYANVSFDEPPQRVPEPSSAATLGLVALGLWRWGRRA